The following are from one region of the Aspergillus chevalieri M1 DNA, chromosome 1, nearly complete sequence genome:
- a CDS encoding uncharacterized protein (COG:S;~EggNog:ENOG410PP42;~InterPro:IPR036322,IPR006594;~go_function: GO:0005515 - protein binding [Evidence IEA]): protein MATTTQSASLASTLVARFLRSNNFSDTLNTFIHEAGLSADVGQTDSGNDWTIEEVLEEKKAFDKSVNFERYNEDEKKDVWTVPAPSKPTIIQTPTSSNLLAASVEPWQQQTNDNPSPCLVATGADRQLHVFKTAEGNELVKSFAGHSDSPILSYVSVRNGRYVFMTNMSGQLILQRGEEVLGKRKDHGKYAVKVVAHEDPSGKVLVATAGWDSKICVYEFNIPEGDEEVAMDQPVAYINLDTKPETMLFVKHVDLGHTLLLVSRRDSTHLYYYQVDSTGQTTPYECRLLGKQNLAPHSNAWVTFSPSSLALHPHDPGLLAVATSSLPHMKAIIVRLLFPSAESFNPEFEPQPPMEPITQATQAFEALALQNREDAAILIQANTFAPQTAYSTPQVVWRPDGSGVWVNGDDGVVRGVEARTGKVMGMLNMGHDVGCKVRTIWAGWVEVEGVKEEWVVSGGFDKKLIVWKG, encoded by the exons ATGGCTACAACGACCCAATCAGCTTCTTTGGCTAGTACTCTAGTCGCCCGCTTCCTGCGGTCGAACAACTTCAGCGATACCCTGAATACTTTCATCCACGAGGCGGGACTATCAGCAGATGTGGGGCAGACCGACAGTGGAAACGACTGGACCATCGAAGAAGTGctcgaagagaagaaagcaTTCGACAAAAGCGTTAATTTCGAACGATATAAcgaggatgagaagaaggatgtaTGGACTGTCCCAG CACCATCAAAACCAACAATCATCCAAACACCAACATCCTCAAACCTCCTAGCTGCATCTGTTGAGCCATGGCAACAACAAACAAATGACAACCCATCACCCTGCCTAGTCGCCACAGGCGCAGACAGACAACTCCATGTCTTCAAGACAGCCGAGGGGAATGAACTCGTCAAGTCCTTTGCTGGTCACTCCGACTCGCCCATTCTGTCTTATGTATCCGTCCGCAATGGCAGATATGTTTTCATGACCAATATGTCTGGCCAGCTTATTCTGCAGCGCGGGGAAGAGGTTCtggggaagaggaaggatCATGGGAAATATGCGGTTAAGGTTGTTGCGCATGAGGATCCTTCGGGGAAGGTGTTGGTTGCTACTGCGGGTTGGGACTCGAAAATTTGCGTTTATGAGTTTAACATCCCTGAAGGAGATGAGGAGGTGGCTATGGACCAGCCTGTTGCGTACATCAACCTGGACACTAAACCGGAGACTATGCTGTTCGTCAAGCATGTTGATCTGGGACATACGCTGCTGCTTGTTTCAAGACGGGACTCGACGCATCTCTATTACTACCAAGTTGATTCCACGGGGCAGACTACACCATACGAATGCAGACTACTCGGAAAACAGAACCTGGCACCTCACTCCAACGCCTGGGTCACGTTTTCCCCCTCCAGCCTAGCCCTGCATCCACACGACCCCGGTCTCCTCGCAGTCGCAACATCATCCCTCCCGCACATGAAAGCAATCATCGTGCGATTGCTCTTCCCATCAGCAGAAAGCTTCAACCCCGAATTCGAACCCCAGCCACCCATGGAACCTATTACCCAAGCCACTCAAGCATTCGAGGCCCTGGCACTCCAGAACCGCGAAGACGCGGCTATTCTAATTCAGGCGAACACGTTTGCGCCGCAGACGGCGTACTCGACGCCGCAGGTTGTGTGGAGGCCCGATGGGTCTGGGGTTTGGGTTAATGGGGATGATGGGGTGGTGAGGGGGGTTGAGGCAAGGACGGGGAAGGTTATGGGTATGTTGAACATGGGGCATGATGTTGGGTGTAAGGTGAGGACTATTTGGGCGGGAtgggttgaggttgagggcGTTAAAGAGGAGTGGGTTGTTAGTGGTGGGTTTGATAAGAAGCTGATTGTTTGGAAGGGGTAG
- a CDS encoding uncharacterized protein (TransMembrane:2 (o372-389i401-419o)), giving the protein MNPPSSPSSPFSPTRPSRLILHQCSLSEAQTQLRVSPGRLRLYASEADNDAQRNERNETNTPPVSSAYSTPCKSPDLPIDKSFSYDAKEEPSGLKTPSPVSYRANRFRLDLDSLDITSGTASNLKPVWLKEDSYDSHSLNSIPEVWKPPKPRKPSFLIAPGSTVFDTMPNPSENAQYPTYTGLGAEQDQQDTKLPLSSGAYRPRKICLDVNQATRKQGGTGVGRSRGQARKIIWRPSLRSAPYRTPAETYQILIDDPERPFPMPIPTMDKLPLRWESLKYRSLDGQETDRSDERGDNLLLCLSKKVFELALVTFSLDEFEHSGQSSESSSLFRVGFRLSVTPLKTSNFPNREQRVISGFPVDDAVNLLRLRFAVPVLLLRAISLITATAQSLGSSKGLTTIVRFITALFVLLVITVVWMCDKLRLNATSGWKVGPRTPRSWF; this is encoded by the coding sequence ATGAATCCACCTTCGTCTCCGTCAAGCCCGTTCTCGCCCACCCGGCCTTCGAGACTCATCCTACACCAATGCTCTCTGAGCGAAGCTCAAACGCAGCTTCGAGTGTCCCCTGGAAGATTACGACTCTACGCATCAGAAGCAGACAATGATGCACAGAGAAACGAGCGCAATGAAACGAACACACCGCCAGTCTCTAGCGCCTACAGCACCCCCTGCAAATCACCGGATCTCCCCATCGACAAATCCTTCTCTTACGATGCAAAGGAAGAACCAAGCGGTCTTAAAACACCGTCGCCTGTCAGCTATCGTGCAAATCGCTTTCGCTTAGACCTCGATTCGCTGGACATCACTTCAGGGACAGCAAGCAACTTGAAGCCAGTCTGGTTAAAGGAAGACAGCTACGACAGTCACAGTCTCAACAGTATCCCGGAAGTATGGAAGCCGCCAAAGCCACGAAAACCGTCGTTCCTCATTGCTCCAGGCTCGACTGTTTTCGATACTATGCCAAATCCTTCCGAGAATGCTCAATACCCTACATACACCGGTCTGGGTGCGGAACAGGACCAGCAGGATACGAAACTACCGCTGTCTTCTGGTGCTTATAGACCTCGCAAAATCTGTTTGGATGTTAACCAAGCGACGAGGAAACAAGGGGGTACCGGGGTTGGTAGGTCTCGAGGACAAGCAAGGAAGATTATCTGGCGCCCTTCGCTACGATCAGCCCCGTATCGCACTCCTGCGGAGACTTACCAGATACTGATTGATGATCCGGAGAGACCTTTTCCAATGCCTATTCCTACGATGGACAAATTACCGCTTCGTTGGGAAAGCTTGAAGTATCGATCATTGGATGGTCAAGAGACGGACAGGAGTGATGAGCGGGGCGATAATTTACTTCTATGTCTCAGCAAGAAGGTTTTCGAACTTGCTTTGGTTACTTTCTCACTAGATGAGTTTGAGCATTCTGGTCAATCGTCGGAGTCCAGTTCTCTGTTCCGAGTGGGATTTCGATTGTCAGTAACGCCACTCAAGACTTCGAACTTTCCAAACCGTGAGCAAAGAGTCATTTCGGGCTTTCCGGTTGACGATGCTGTCAATCTATTACGGCTGAGATTCGCTGTGCCGGTCTTGTTGCTACGCGCGATTTCTCTAATCACTGCTACCGCCCAAAGTCTGGGATCTTCGAAAGGTCTCACGACAATTGTCAGATTTATTACGGCGCTGTTCGTTTTACTTGTTATCACGGTCGTATGGATGTGTGACAAGCTTCGTTTGAATGCGACTTCTGGATGGAAGGTAGGCCCGAGAACGCCACGCTCATGGTTTTGA
- a CDS encoding uncharacterized protein (COG:S;~EggNog:ENOG410PNQI;~InterPro:IPR036236,IPR013087;~PFAM:PF00096): protein MSHAYDSDEGGRSPGLEPSKPDYGLVDEQPPPFVGNDKGTSPDSSRKSQPNHSEPGFSHGSAVLIGQLDGNRPDIREYELSHPFKREITPEEGFNPQKIIAKGALQLLQNEPPVPKDIAPNYDFHQQDNQIRDTKSEQGQQGPPPQLPPPVPSIVGPTRLPLELKAYSMLQPSETARHDLLPAIHQPPSALPKSPENQPSLPPLQSALGELPSVKEPRVNASGAPSYPLHPVTNGPPPRVDMPREHQLPGPPQVPLSPYSHWSPASSKDISTVPSPVSHPPCPRPPPHKSNIHYVTSPYDVPTQTAKSPVTCYPTPTDPPTVGSYDRPYSDTNTPLNGVATGSFKCHHPGCNAPPFQTQYLLNSHANVHSQDRPHYCPVEGCVRGPGGKGFKRKNEMIRHGLVHNSPGYICPFCPDQQRKYPRPDNLQRHVRVHHVDKDKDDPELRRVLMQRPEGSGRGRRRRANN from the exons ATGTCCCACGCATATGATTCTGATGAGGGCGGCCGCTCTCCTGGTCTGGAGCCTTCAAAACCCGACTATGGGCTTGTTGATGAGCAGCCGCCTCCGTTCGTCGGGAATGATAAGGGAACGTCGCCAGACAGTTCCCGTAAGAGCCAGCCGAATCACTCTGAACCTGGTTTTAGCCATGGCAGTGCCGTGCTAATAGGTCAATTAGACGGAAATCGACCCGATATTAGAGAATATGAGCTCAGCCACCCATTTAAACGGGAGATCACGCCAGAAGAAGGGTTCAATCCGCAGAAGATTATTGCCAAGGGTGCATTGCAATTGCTGCAAAATGAACCGCCAGTGCCCAAGGACATTGCGCCCAATTATGATTTCCACCAGCAAGACAATCAAATCCGAGACACCAAAAGTGAGCAAGGACAGCAAGGACCACCTCCACAACTTCCACCGCCAGTGCCATCCATAGTCGGCCCTACAAGATTGCCACTTGAACTGAAAGCCTACTCCATGTTACAACCTTCGGAGACCGCGAGACACGATTTACTTCCCGCTATTCATCAACCACCTTCAGCGCTTCCAAAGTCACCGGAGAATCAACCAAGCCTACCGCCTCTACAATCCGCTTTGGGCGAACTCCCAAGCGTCAAGGAACCTCGGGTCAATGCCAGTGGTGCACCTTCTTACCCGCTTCATCCGGTCACAAATGGCCCGCCTCCACGGGTTGATATGCCGCGTGAACATCAGCTTCCGGGGCCTCCCCAAGTTCCTCTCAGTCCCTATTCACATTGGTCGCCCGCAAGCTCCAAGGATATATCAACCGTACCTTCACCCGTGTCGCATCCGCCCTGCCCGAGGCCTCCTCCGCACAAGTCCAACATACATTATGTTACTTCACCTTATGATGTACCGACGCAAACTGCGAAAAGCCCGGTAACATGTTACCCAACGCCCACAGACCCACCGACTGTTGGGTCATATGACAGGCCGTATAGTGATACGAATACTCCTTTGAATGGGGTTGCTACTGGCAGTTTCAAGTGCCACCATCCTGGATGTAACGCCCCGCCTTTTCAAACTCAGTATCTGTTGAA TTCTCATGCGAATGTACATTCGCAAGACCGTCCCCACTACTGTCCAGTTGAGGGATGCGTCAGAGGCCCTGGTGGTAAAGGGTTCAAACGCAAAAATGAAATGATTCGACATGGGCTAGTGCACAACTCCCCCGGGTATATATGTCCATTCTGTCCGGATCAGCAGCGCAAGTATCCACGACCTGATAATCTTCAAAG ACACGTCCGAGTTCACCATGTTGATAAGGACAAAGATGACCCCGAATTAAGACGGGTCTTAATGCAACGACCTGAAGGCAGCGGCCGAGGACGTCGTCGTCGGGCAAATAATTAA
- a CDS encoding NCBP3 domain-containing protein (COG:S;~EggNog:ENOG410PTZ7;~InterPro:IPR019416;~PFAM:PF10309;~go_function: GO:0000340 - RNA 7-methylguanosine cap binding [Evidence IEA];~go_function: GO:0003729 - mRNA binding [Evidence IEA]) — protein sequence MEVADIQQQATNGTAPANTDMDIDMDLDLGPLPEPEPEPIEAEPEATTSFGHDGAFDAQTAEAQYEKVHIRGVDDLTTDNIKQFAIDHFTTEQPTRIEWIDDTSANIIYSSPEVGLQALAALTQVGEDEDTFTLPLRLRSAKLLSSHPDSVLQVRAAVKTDRKKPRAHEASRFYLMHPEHDPRERLRMELSERRRQGGDSGDGDYRRRRFDGRELRRRRDRDNDELISADMYDDSGAGAGDSERRRGGRRELFPDEGGSSGRLRNRSASPGRDTLESDRLLSDRSERRFRERSPRRSGAKELFPAKSKSKARELFPTKSESNERELFPNKTTNSYLKKELFPSKVSNHRRTDAIDAADETLSSRITAPVGDSRNRGVELFPESSNNGGVSIRGTARDEGFSIRGSSNGLSIKGKGASVKELFPSTYSSNAGKELFSNRIEGRGGPRRRAEDMFG from the exons ATGGAGGTCGCCGACATACAACAACAAGCAACAAATGGCACCGCTCCGGCCAACACGGACATGGACATTGATATGGACCTCGATCTTGGTCCCCttccagagccagagccagagccaatTGAAGCT GAGCCCGAGGCGACAACATCATTCGGCCATGACGGTGCTTTCGACGCCCAAACAGCAGAAGCGCAATACGAAAAAGTTCACATCCGAGGCGTCGACGATCTAACGACAGATAACATCAAACAATTCGCCATCGACCATTTCACCACCGAACAGCCTACCCGCATCGAATGGATCGATGACACGTCCGCGAATATCATCTACTCGTCGCCGGAGGTTGGTCTCCAGGCGTTAGCTGCCCTTACACAAGTTGGGGAGGATGAGGACACATTCACGTTACCTCTGCGTCTGCGTTCGGCCAAGCTCCTGTCATCACATCCCGACTCTGTCCTCCAGGTGAGAGCAGCGGTGAAAACGGATCGGAAGAAGCCTCGTGCGCACGAAGCGAGTCGGTTCTACCTTATGCACCCGGAACATGACCCGCGGGAGAGGTTGCGAATGGAACTTTCAGAAAGGAGGCGTCAAGGCGGGGACTCCGGTGATGGCGATTATAGGAGGAGACGGTTTGACGGTCGGGAGCTTCGACGACGGCGGGACCGTGATAATGACGAGCTCATAAGCGCGGACATGTATGATGAttctggtgctggtgctggtgatTCTGAGCGGAGACGTGGAGGGCGACGCGAACTGTTCCCCGACGAAGGGGGTTCGTCGGGCCGTCTTCGAAACCGCAGTGCATCCCCCGGACGAGACACCTTGGAGAGTGACCGACTGCTATCGGATCGGTCTGAACGGCGATTCAGAGAGCGATCTCCCCGTCGGAGCGGAGCGAAGGAACTTTTCCCAGCCAAGTCGAAATCAAAAGCACGCGAGCTTTTCCCAACCAAGTCGGAATCCAACGAACGCGAGCTTTTCCCGAATAAAACCACAAACAGTTACCTTAAGAAAGAACTCTTCCCGAGCAAAGTCAGCAACCACCGCCGGACCGACGCTATCGATGCCGCGGATGAGACACTGTCGAGCAGAATCACAGCTCCGGTTGGTGATTCACGGAACAGGGGCGTCGAGCTCTTCCCTGAGTCTTCCAACAACGGTGGTGTCAGCATTCGTGGGACAGCGCGAGACGAAGGCTTCTCAATCCGTGGATCTTCCAATGGCCTGTCGATAAAGGGCAAGGGAGCATCGGTCAAGGAATTATTCCCGTCCACGTACAGCTCGAATGCCGGGAAGGAGCTGTTTTCGAACAGAATCGAAGGGCGAGGAGGCCCAAGACGGAGGGCAGAGGACATGTTTGGTTGA
- the RPL29 gene encoding 60S ribosomal protein eL29 (COG:J;~EggNog:ENOG410PRZJ;~InterPro:IPR002673;~PFAM:PF01779;~go_component: GO:0005840 - ribosome [Evidence IEA];~go_function: GO:0003735 - structural constituent of ribosome [Evidence IEA];~go_process: GO:0006412 - translation [Evidence IEA]), which yields MAKSKNASQHHNSQKAHRNGIKKPKTQRYPSLKGVDPKFRRNHRYALHGTMKALKERKEGKREVA from the exons ATGGCCA AGTCCAAGAACGCATCGCAGCACCACAACAGCCAGAAGGCTCACCGTAACGG TATCAAGAAGCCTAAGACCCAGCGTTACCCCTCGCTCAAGGGTGTCGACCCCAAGTTCCGCCGCAACCACCGCTACGCTCTCCACGGTACCATGAAGGCTCTG AAGGAGCGCAAGGAGGGCAAGCGTGAGGTCGCATAA
- a CDS encoding putative L-cystine transporter (COG:E;~EggNog:ENOG410PIMV;~InterPro:IPR005282,IPR006603;~PFAM:PF04193;~TransMembrane:7 (o12-30i51-73o93-111i132-150o162-183i203-219o239-258i)): protein MISQYEIFIKALSRLLGWIYMLCWSASFYPQPIDNFRRRSTTGLAIDFPTVNVLGFASYAVYTVTFLYSPVIRSQYAARHPQSEEPTVRVNDLAFAVHAVFLSSLLYSQFFPRIWGFEVSRHQRASKPVKGIFWGCLVAVGVVIGVVLAASPDGGYDPRTWAWIDVMYALSYVKLLITIVKYVPQAWLNYKRKSTDGWRIEMILLDFTGGVLSLIQLLIDSSFTQDWSGVTGNPAKLLLSNVSIVFDLLFMVQHYVLYRDVEKKDQRRGPGLITPLLSEPDHLSRSAHI from the exons ATGATATCCCAATATGAAATATTCATAAAGGCTCTATCCCG CCTTCTAGGATGGATATA TATGCTCTGCTGGTCCGCATCCTTCTACCCCCAACCAATCGACAACTTCCGCCGCCGCTCAACAACCGGTCTAGCCATCGACTTCCCCACCGTCAATGTCCTCGGCTTCGCCTCCTACGCTGTATACACAGTCACCTTTCTCTACTCTCCTGTGATACGGAGCCAGTATGCAGCCCGACATCCGCAGTCCGAAGAGCCGACTGTGCGCGTCAATGACTTGGCGTTCGCGGTGCATGCCGTTTTCCTGAGTTCGTTGCTGTACTCGCAGTTCTTCCCGAGGATCTGGGGGTTTGAGGTCTCGAGGCATCAGAGGGCGAGTAAGCCGGTCAAGGGGATTTTCTGGGGGTGTTTGGTTGCCGTGGGGGTTGTTATTGGGGTTGTTCTGGCTGCGAGTCCGGATGGCGGATATGACCCCCGTACCTGGGCTTGGATTGACGTG ATGTACGCCCTTTCCTACGTGAAACTACTCATCACCATCGTCAAATACGTGCCCCAGGCATGGCTCAACTACAAACGCAAGTCCACGGACGGGTGGCGCATCGAAATGATCCTATTGGACTTCACCGGTGGTGTGCTCTCTCTCATCCAGCTGTTGATCGACTCGAGCTTCACGCAGGACTGGAGCGGCGTCACAGGTAACCCCGCCAAGCTCCTCTTGTCTAACGTTTCGATTGTTTTTGATTTGCTGTTCATGGTGCAACACTACGTTCTTTACAGGGAtgtggagaagaaggatcaGCGGAGGGGTCCTGGTCTGATTACTCCGCTCTTGTCGGAGCCGGATCATTTGTCGAGGAGTGCTCATATTTGA
- a CDS encoding uncharacterized protein (COG:S;~EggNog:ENOG410PJQM;~InterPro:IPR006593,IPR036259,IPR007128;~PFAM:PF03188;~TransMembrane:5 (o62-90i102-125o137-156i177-197o203-225i);~go_component: GO:0000818 - nuclear MIS12/MIND complex [Evidence IEA]), producing MSPNPELSAPGSSTYSSNTLHVGDGTWDSGRDTFLLPNLMGLNFETMQYNGMGNRFRDMPNYRTMICAHGVLATIAFLGLVPASVLIIRYYSRWNPYWAFKLHVWCQVLTLFISTIVFVLGWFAVGPERSLSNPHHGIGLAIYVLVIFQVMWGYLVHRIERNKKRYHVPFKLVIHRWIGRILAILGIVQIPLGLTLYGSPKVFFILFAIAVFTLFVAFFVLSYLYDTEGYPVVSEYDSRASYVSGPSASEGHHHGGNLGRMAALGAAGAGLAQLFRRRSQNKGREHDYDDSHTSYMDEKYSDEESHRDSGGWGKKLLELGAIGGAGFLAKKFFDKRRNRDDDTESGTYSRAHTRSDSMTEETMSRMEDGRRPEQTHRTPLYRPPSRPPSRPQSPGSSYYNSTYLTDHDQDRPNAGRNALFGAGALGALKNLFGRKSNEQRRLEEIRRQEMEDERLARANSNRRRYTDPRHRRDGLYAATDVTSDVTRPPHEESLLSGRPPRRNTYDGQHSDLPPAPPSHHHDMPSETTGYDSEPGAAPIPIPGRQHRRSNSRQHSDHTHASSPPVSVELKIPSDGRHVTLRRLTEEEAAANREARRRERRTSRRRNQSASSLSGNEGGSNNTWRRVEEIERQQQEEMERQQAAARAAAAENIHSAAPSTNIPPSSYAPPHPSRMSGVPPPPMRQSHPPSTLPYGSGSFASPGPGTFTGTEASGDYANNRRRRRAERARARERQSSVDFA from the exons ATGTCGCCCAATCCGGAGCTGTCTGCTCCTGGGAGCAGTACATACTCCTCGAATACTCTACACGTTGGTGATGGAACATGGGACTCGGGTCGGGATACATTTCTTTTGCCCAATTTGATGGGTCTGAATTTTGAAACAATGCAGTACAATG GCATGGGAAATCGGTTTCGAGATATGCCCAATTACCGTACAATGATATGTGCCCATGGTGTTCTTGCGACGATCGCCTTTCTCGGCCTCGTTCCCGCATCCGTTCTAATCATACGATACTATTCGCGATGGAATCCATACTGGGCCTTCAAATTGCATGTGTGGTGTCAGGTTTTGACTTTGTTTATAAGCACCATTGTGTTTGTGCTCGGCTGGTTTGCTGTCGGGCCTGAACGGAGCTTGTCGAATCCTCACCATGGCATTGGATTGGCAATCTATGTGCTTGTCATTTTCCAGGTCATGTGGGGCTATCTGGTGCATAGGATTGAGCGGAACAAGAAGAGATACCATGTTCCCTTTAAGCTGGTT ATCCATCGTTGGATCGGCCGTATTCTCGCTATCCTGGGTATCGTCCAGATACCATTGGGTCTCACTCTATACGGCTCGCCAAAAGTTTTCTTCATCCTGTTCGCAATCGCAGTCTTCACGCTCTTCGTCGCATTCTTCGTGCTGTCATACCTATATGATACAGAAGGTTATCCAGTGGTCAGCGAATACGATAGTCGGGCTAGCTATGTATCCGGGCCTTCAGCTTCCGAAGGACACCACCACGGCGGCAACCTTGGTCGAATGGCAGCCCTAGGAGCAGCAGGCGCTGGCTTGGCTCAGCTGTTCCGGCGACGCTCACAGAACAAAGGCAGAGAACACGATTATGATGACTCCCATACGTCGTACATGGACGAGAAGTACTCTGACGAAGAATCGCACCGTGACAGCGGTGGCTGGGGCAAGAAGCTACTCGAGCTAGGCGCAATTGGAGGTGCCGGCTTCCTCGCCAAAAAGTTCTTTGACAAGAGGCGCAACCGTGATGACGACACCGAGTCGGGGACTTATAGTCGAGCGCATACGCGAAGCGACAGCATGACCGAGGAGACGATGAGCAGAATGGAAGACGGCAGACGGCCAGAGCAAACTCACCGAACGCCTCTCTATCGACCACCAAGCAGGCCCCCGAGTCGACCACAAAGCCCTGGTTCCTCTTACTACAATAGCACCTACCTAACCGATCACGACCAGGACCGTCCAAACGCAGGCCGCAATGCGTTATTCGGAGCCGGTGCCCTAGGAGCACTCAAGAACCTCTTTGGCCGCAAGAGCAACGAGCAACGTCGTCTTGAAGAGATCCGTCGACAAGAGATGGAAGACGAGAGACTCGCGCGAGCAAACAGCAACCGACGCCGCTACACCGACCCACGACACAGAAGAGACGGCTTATACGCCGCAACTGACGTGACGTCCGATGTGACAAGACCACCACACGAGGAATCATTGCTCTCAGGACGCCCTCCCCGCCGCAACACCTACGACGGCCAACACTCCGACCTCCCACCCGCACCCCCCAGCCACCATCACGACATGCCCTCCGAAACAACCGGCTACGACTCTGAGCCCGGTGCCGCCCCAATCCCCATCCCAGGCCGCCAGCACCGCCGCAGCAACAGCCGCCAACACTCGGACCACACCCACGCCTCCTCCCCTCCAGTCTCCGTCGAACTGAAAATCCCCAGCGACGGCCGCCACGTCACTCTGCGGCGCCTCACAGAGGAAGAAGCCGCAGCCAACCGCGAAGCCCGCCGCCGCGAACGCCGCACCTCCCGCCGCCGCAACCAAAGCGCAAGCTCCCTCTCCGGCAACGAAGGCGGCAGCAACAACACCTGGCGCCGCGTCGAGGAAATCGAGcgccagcagcaggaggAAATGGAGCGTCAGCAGGCCGCtgcaagagcagcagcagctgaGAATATACACTCCGCTGCTCCGAGCACGAATATTCCGCCGTCTTCGTATGCGCCACCGCATCCTTCGCGGATGAGCGGTGTTCCCCCTCCGCCGATGCGTCAGTCTCATCCTCCTTCGACGCTGCCATATGGGTCAGGGAGTTTTGCTTCGCCTGGTCCTGGGACGTTTACGGGGACGGAGGCTAGTGGGGATTATGCGAATAACCGCCGGCGGAGACGGGCTGAAAGAGCTAGGGCACGGGAGAGACAAAGTAGTGTGGACTTTGCTTAA
- the ATP16 gene encoding F1F0 ATP synthase subunit delta (BUSCO:EOG092657H8;~COG:C;~EggNog:ENOG410PN8K;~InterPro:IPR001469,IPR020546,IPR036771;~PFAM:PF02823;~go_component: GO:0045261 - proton-transporting ATP synthase complex, catalytic core F(1) [Evidence IEA];~go_function: GO:0046933 - proton-transporting ATP synthase activity, rotational mechanism [Evidence IEA];~go_process: GO:0015986 - ATP synthesis coupled proton transport [Evidence IEA]), whose amino-acid sequence MNSFRFARSALRARPSVFSMPVQRRGYAEAVSDKIKLSLTLPHQTIFNSTGVVQVNIPAESGEMGVLANHVPSIEQLKPGLVEVMEEGGASKKFFLSGGFAVVQPDSQLSINAVEGYPLEQFSADAVRAQVAEAQKVAGGNGSEQDIAEAKIELEVLETLQSLLK is encoded by the exons ATGAACTCCTTCCGTTTTGCTCGCTCTGCCCTCCGGGCCCGCCCCTCCGTCTTCAGCATGCCTGTCCAGCGCAGAGGCTACGCTGAGGCCGTGTCGGACAAGATCAAGCTTTCTCTGACCCTCCCTCACCAG ACCATCTTCAACTCGACCGGCGT TGTCCAGGTCAATATCCCCGCCGAGTCTGGTGAGATGGGTGTCCTCGCCAACCACGTTCCCTCCATTGAGCAGCTCAAGCCCGGTCTCGTTGAGGTTATGGAGGAGGGCGGCGCCAGCAAGAAGTTCTTCC TCTCCGGTGGTTTCGCCGTTGTCCAGCCTGACTCTCAGTTGAGCATCAACGCCGTCGAGGGTTACCCTCTTGAGCAGTTCAGCGCTGAC GCTGTCCGCGCTCAGGTTGCTGAGGCGCAGAAGGTTGCCGGCGGTAACGGCAGCGAGCAGGACATTGCTGAGGCCAAGATTGAGCTTGAG GTTCTGGAGACCCTGCAGTCTCTCCTGAAATAG